The following proteins come from a genomic window of Hymenobacter canadensis:
- a CDS encoding universal stress protein, which yields MLTFFVFTDFSAAATNALHYAIVLARPIMAHIQLLHVRPPVTAAAADCFNSLCLEQAKQVQENLNHLVAGVQQFVSCAGGVLAGIPDQEIPALLQSVPNGIVVLGNSNPAKAMRTAWTSTGLYLIRTVTLPLLVVPVTYRACHLPQRIVFDMDRKPVELPASAAIVPELLSSFSASQLPLRLDGNLGAVDDLLQRTIPQVVGIHVYTSETAPEAGDIASRIQQTGLLAGMAHTVATSRYPAIEEGIRHSAARHRADLLGFIARQRMYPGRQFLQSVTAGLIAHSRIPVLAVPER from the coding sequence ATGCTGACCTTCTTTGTTTTCACTGACTTTTCAGCCGCTGCTACCAATGCCCTGCACTATGCCATTGTGCTGGCACGGCCGATTATGGCACACATTCAACTGCTGCATGTAAGGCCGCCTGTTACCGCTGCTGCCGCAGACTGCTTCAATAGCCTTTGTTTGGAGCAGGCCAAACAGGTGCAGGAGAATCTTAATCACTTAGTGGCCGGCGTACAGCAGTTTGTGTCGTGTGCTGGTGGAGTGCTTGCTGGTATTCCCGATCAGGAAATCCCGGCCTTGTTGCAATCTGTTCCCAATGGCATCGTGGTGTTGGGCAACAGCAACCCTGCTAAGGCCATGCGTACCGCCTGGACCAGCACCGGGCTTTACCTTATCCGAACCGTAACGCTGCCACTGCTGGTGGTGCCGGTTACATACCGCGCCTGTCATCTGCCGCAGCGTATAGTATTTGATATGGACCGTAAGCCGGTGGAATTACCTGCTTCCGCTGCCATCGTGCCGGAGTTACTGTCCTCGTTCAGTGCCTCACAATTGCCCCTCCGACTGGACGGGAATCTGGGTGCCGTCGATGATCTGCTCCAACGCACCATCCCGCAGGTAGTAGGTATTCACGTGTACACATCAGAAACGGCGCCGGAGGCCGGAGATATCGCCAGCCGTATTCAGCAAACGGGCTTATTGGCTGGCATGGCGCACACAGTTGCCACTTCGCGGTATCCTGCTATTGAAGAAGGTATTCGGCATAGCGCAGCGCGTCATCGTGCTGATTTGCTAGGTTTTATAGCGAGGCAGCGGATGTATCCGGGCCGGCAGTTTCTGCAGAGCGTCACAGCGGGCTTGATTGCGCACAGCCGCATCCCAGTATTGGCGGTACCTGAGCGGTAG
- a CDS encoding endonuclease — protein sequence MKHFFARLLGAALTLVSVVASAQTLPPAPPTSLQGQDLKDWLRQNWYDGKRTELNYSEARGRMYNYVDNFQGRVTCVYSGYQETVRLDSANTNPGVVSGINCEHSIPQSWFNEVVRMRTDIHHLFPTFIQWNSDRGSDPFAEIPDNQTIKWMRGATSQATVPATNIDEYSEDTNSQFEPREDHKGNLARAAFYFYTMHQGQNFDAGKDVITALANLNTLYQWHLADPVDARERERNRRAAKSQGNFNPYIAFPDLVARAWGFQVLPTFSFASATGSIVEGNSGTSTFTATVNVTPAPTATLTVQVAFDAATSTATSGQDFTFTSPQTLTFAAGQTSQTVTVTVNGDTQAEADETVVLALRDAATGAAIGGPASQELTITNDDGTPPSVRFASATASLTEGNSGTTTYSVNVTAASIPAGGFTIPVSVEAAGTTADAADFTLTTSTLTFAAGQSTQAVTLTVNGDVAPEPNETVRLRLGTPSNAAVLVIAPATHTLTILNDDQAPAGSPCTDLYFSEYVEGAASNSKAVEIYNPTSAPISLTGIRLELFANGSSTPTATQALTGTIAPGDVYVVANTGVASTVVLGQTDLQSAVCFFNGDDALALFDGTDTLDVIGVIGTDPGTTWTIPGGGSTTDNTLVRKPTVGRGETRWSVGAGTWQALGTDVYTNVGRHTSTACIVNSTVKNAPLNTGLAVYPNPAATAVQVQIAGLRGRHAADIRLYNALGQQVLLQERTISGADATLLDVQNLPAGLYSVRVVVDGVRYTSRVAVKH from the coding sequence ATGAAACACTTTTTCGCCCGTTTGCTGGGCGCGGCGCTGACCTTGGTCAGCGTCGTGGCTTCAGCGCAAACTTTACCGCCTGCTCCGCCTACCTCCCTGCAGGGCCAGGACCTGAAAGACTGGCTGCGCCAGAACTGGTACGATGGCAAGCGCACGGAGCTCAACTACTCGGAGGCCCGCGGCCGGATGTACAACTACGTGGACAACTTCCAGGGCCGCGTGACGTGCGTGTACTCGGGCTACCAGGAAACCGTGCGCCTCGACTCGGCCAACACCAACCCGGGCGTGGTGAGCGGCATCAACTGTGAGCACAGCATCCCGCAGTCGTGGTTCAACGAGGTAGTGCGCATGCGCACCGACATCCACCACCTGTTCCCGACATTCATCCAGTGGAACTCCGACCGCGGCTCCGACCCGTTTGCCGAAATTCCGGACAACCAGACGATCAAGTGGATGCGCGGCGCCACCAGCCAGGCCACCGTCCCGGCCACCAACATCGACGAGTACAGCGAAGACACTAACTCGCAGTTTGAGCCCCGCGAAGACCACAAGGGCAACCTGGCCCGGGCGGCGTTCTACTTCTACACCATGCACCAAGGGCAGAATTTTGACGCCGGCAAGGACGTCATTACGGCGCTGGCCAACCTGAACACGCTCTACCAGTGGCACCTCGCCGACCCGGTAGACGCCCGCGAGCGGGAACGGAACCGCCGCGCCGCCAAAAGCCAGGGCAACTTCAACCCCTACATTGCTTTCCCCGACCTCGTGGCCCGCGCCTGGGGCTTCCAAGTGCTGCCGACTTTCTCGTTTGCGTCGGCTACCGGCAGCATTGTGGAAGGCAACAGCGGCACGAGCACCTTCACGGCTACCGTGAACGTAACGCCCGCGCCAACCGCCACCCTCACGGTGCAGGTAGCGTTTGACGCGGCCACTTCCACCGCTACCAGCGGCCAGGATTTCACCTTCACCTCGCCCCAGACGCTGACCTTCGCGGCCGGCCAGACCAGCCAGACCGTGACGGTAACGGTGAACGGCGACACTCAGGCTGAGGCTGACGAAACCGTGGTGCTGGCGCTGCGCGACGCCGCTACCGGCGCGGCCATCGGCGGCCCGGCTTCGCAGGAGCTCACCATCACCAACGACGACGGCACCCCGCCTTCGGTACGCTTTGCTTCGGCGACGGCTAGCCTCACGGAGGGCAACAGCGGCACCACTACCTACTCAGTGAACGTAACGGCGGCCAGCATTCCGGCCGGCGGCTTCACAATCCCTGTATCGGTAGAAGCGGCTGGCACTACGGCCGATGCCGCTGACTTCACCCTCACCACCAGTACCCTCACCTTCGCCGCCGGCCAGAGCACCCAGGCCGTGACCCTTACCGTGAACGGCGACGTGGCACCGGAGCCCAACGAAACGGTGCGCTTGCGCCTGGGCACGCCCAGCAACGCCGCCGTACTGGTAATTGCGCCCGCCACGCACACGCTCACCATCCTCAACGACGACCAGGCGCCGGCCGGCTCGCCCTGCACCGATCTGTACTTCTCGGAGTACGTGGAAGGCGCCGCCAGCAACAGCAAAGCGGTGGAAATCTACAACCCCACCAGCGCGCCCATCAGCCTGACCGGCATCCGCCTGGAGCTGTTTGCCAACGGCTCGAGCACGCCCACGGCCACCCAAGCCCTGACAGGCACCATTGCCCCCGGCGACGTGTACGTGGTGGCTAACACCGGCGTGGCTTCCACGGTGGTACTGGGCCAGACAGACCTGCAGTCGGCCGTGTGCTTCTTCAACGGCGACGATGCCCTGGCCCTGTTTGACGGCACCGATACGCTGGACGTTATCGGCGTGATTGGCACCGACCCGGGCACCACCTGGACCATTCCGGGCGGCGGCTCCACCACCGACAACACGCTGGTGCGCAAGCCCACCGTGGGCCGCGGCGAAACCCGCTGGAGCGTGGGCGCCGGCACCTGGCAGGCCCTCGGCACCGACGTGTACACCAACGTCGGCCGCCACACCAGCACCGCCTGCATCGTCAATTCGACGGTGAAAAACGCGCCGCTGAACACCGGCCTGGCCGTGTACCCCAACCCGGCCGCTACGGCCGTGCAGGTGCAGATTGCCGGGTTGCGCGGCCGCCACGCCGCCGACATTCGCTTGTACAACGCCCTGGGCCAGCAGGTGCTGCTGCAGGAGCGCACCATCAGCGGCGCCGATGCTACGCTGCTTGATGTACAGAACCTGCCCGCCGGCCTCTACTCGGTGCGGGTAGTGGTAGACGGCGTGCGCTACACCAGCCGCGTAGCCGTGAAGCACTAA
- a CDS encoding fasciclin domain-containing protein → MSGDASMSSGTMGTATTGGVMVGGAMMTPDKDIVDNAVGSADHTTLVAAVKAGGLVETLKGAGPFTVFAPTNAAFDKLPAGTVNTLVMPENKTKLTTILTYHVVPGRLMAADLKDGQTLTTVEGENLTVHRSGNTVMIHDAKGGMANVTIPNVVSSNGITHVIDTVLMPTK, encoded by the coding sequence ATGAGCGGCGACGCTTCGATGAGCTCTGGCACGATGGGCACCGCCACAACGGGCGGTGTAATGGTGGGCGGCGCCATGATGACGCCTGATAAGGACATCGTCGACAACGCCGTCGGCTCGGCCGACCACACCACGCTGGTAGCTGCCGTGAAGGCTGGCGGCCTCGTGGAGACGCTGAAAGGCGCCGGCCCGTTCACGGTATTCGCCCCTACCAACGCTGCTTTCGATAAGCTGCCCGCCGGCACCGTGAACACGCTGGTGATGCCCGAAAACAAAACCAAGCTCACCACCATCCTCACCTACCACGTAGTGCCCGGCCGCCTGATGGCTGCCGACCTGAAGGACGGCCAGACGCTGACCACCGTGGAAGGCGAAAACCTGACCGTGCACCGCAGCGGCAACACGGTGATGATTCATGACGCCAAAGGCGGCATGGCCAACGTAACCATCCCGAACGTGGTATCGAGCAACGGCATCACGCACGTAATCGATACGGTGCTGATGCCCACTAAGTAA
- a CDS encoding glycoside hydrolase family 30 protein translates to MRKSLLPSLLLAALCTGSAVAQKAAKNAGNSQSYSAVGKKAQVFTTAANSELRLSAGTSLTLQPVGQPLETQVCIFVDPGKTFQTMLGIGGALTDAAAETYAKLPRATQQEFMQAYYSPTAGIGYTLARTSIHSSDFSSGPYTYVADKDEQLKTFSVKHDEQFRIPFIKQAQAAAGGKLTMYVSPWSPPAWMKDNNDMLRGGKLLPQYRQTWADYYVKFIKEYERQGIPIWGLSVQNEPMAKQRWESCVFTATEERDFIRDYLGPTLKKGGLGDRKLIAWDHNRDQIYQRASTILDDPKAAQYVWGIGYHWYETWTGSSMLFDNLRRVHEAYPNTNLIFTEGCVEKFNFDKVNDWALGERYGHSMINDFNSGTVGWTDWNVLLDQTGGPNHVQNFCFSPIIGDTRTGKLIYTNAYYYIGHFSKFIKPGARRIATSSNRDHLSTTAFLNPDGKVAVVVMNNSDKAQDFQLWMQGQGATANSPAHSIMTMVVN, encoded by the coding sequence ATGCGCAAATCCCTCCTTCCTTCCCTGCTGCTGGCTGCTTTGTGCACTGGCAGTGCCGTGGCCCAGAAAGCCGCCAAAAACGCTGGCAACTCTCAATCGTATTCGGCCGTCGGCAAAAAGGCGCAGGTGTTCACCACTGCCGCCAACTCTGAGCTGCGACTGTCGGCCGGCACCAGCCTGACGCTGCAGCCGGTGGGCCAGCCGCTGGAAACGCAGGTTTGCATCTTCGTGGACCCCGGCAAGACGTTTCAGACCATGCTGGGCATTGGTGGGGCCCTGACGGATGCCGCCGCCGAAACCTACGCCAAGCTGCCCAGGGCCACTCAGCAGGAGTTCATGCAGGCCTACTACAGCCCCACGGCCGGCATCGGCTACACGCTGGCCCGCACCAGCATCCACAGCTCCGACTTTTCCAGTGGCCCCTACACCTACGTGGCCGACAAGGACGAGCAGCTGAAGACGTTCAGCGTGAAGCACGACGAGCAGTTCCGCATTCCCTTCATCAAGCAGGCCCAAGCGGCGGCCGGCGGCAAGCTCACGATGTACGTGAGCCCCTGGAGCCCACCCGCCTGGATGAAGGACAACAACGACATGCTGCGCGGTGGCAAGCTGCTGCCCCAGTACCGCCAAACCTGGGCCGACTACTACGTGAAGTTCATCAAGGAGTATGAGCGCCAGGGTATTCCGATCTGGGGGCTGAGCGTGCAGAACGAGCCCATGGCCAAACAGCGGTGGGAATCGTGCGTGTTTACGGCCACTGAGGAGCGCGACTTTATCCGCGACTACCTCGGCCCGACGCTGAAGAAAGGTGGCCTCGGCGACCGGAAGCTCATTGCCTGGGACCACAACCGCGACCAGATCTACCAGCGCGCCAGCACCATCCTCGACGACCCCAAAGCCGCGCAATACGTGTGGGGCATCGGCTACCACTGGTACGAAACCTGGACCGGCAGCAGCATGCTCTTCGACAACCTGCGGCGCGTGCACGAGGCCTACCCCAACACCAACCTCATATTCACGGAAGGGTGCGTAGAGAAATTCAACTTCGATAAGGTGAACGACTGGGCCCTGGGCGAGCGGTACGGCCACTCCATGATCAACGACTTCAACAGCGGCACCGTGGGCTGGACCGATTGGAACGTGCTGCTCGACCAGACCGGCGGCCCCAACCACGTGCAGAACTTCTGCTTTTCGCCCATCATCGGGGATACGCGCACCGGCAAGCTGATTTACACCAACGCCTACTACTACATCGGCCACTTCTCCAAGTTCATCAAGCCCGGCGCGCGGCGCATTGCCACCTCCTCCAACCGCGACCATCTGAGCACCACGGCCTTCCTGAACCCCGACGGCAAGGTGGCCGTGGTGGTGATGAACAACAGCGACAAAGCCCAGGATTTCCAGCTCTGGATGCAGGGCCAAGGCGCCACGGCCAATAGCCCCGCTCACTCCATCATGACGATGGTGGTGAACTAG
- a CDS encoding glycoside hydrolase family 30 protein: MKPKHSLICTLAGALLLSLSNCGTDSPDPATPPTPPVLPPPTAGPSQVALWLTTTDQTALFQKSTLALNFLAPVGQNPAIVVDTTQTFQGIDGFGYTLTGGSAQLLNQLPAAARTTLLRELFGTDAGSIGVSYLRISIGASDLSSREFTYNDLPGGQTDPTLARFSLEPERADLLPVLREILQINPDLKILGSPWTAPTWMKTNGSFVGGSLKPEYYDVYARYFVKYLQQMQAEGVRLDAITIQNEPLNPYNNPSMLMTAPEQGNFIKNNLGPALQAAGLTTKIILYDHNTDRTDYPLAILADPQVSRYVDGSAFHLYAGNINAMSQVHNAFPAKSVYFTEQWVGGPGNFAADFTWHINNLIIGGTRNWSRNVLEWNLAADQNYGPHTNGGCSTCLGALTINGNTVSRNTAYYTVAHAAKFVRPGSVRIGSTTPGGLTNVAFKAPNGQKVLIVQNTGNTNQSFDIQYRGKAASTALPAGAVGTYVW, encoded by the coding sequence ATGAAGCCGAAACATAGCCTTATCTGCACTCTGGCCGGCGCGTTGCTGCTGAGCCTGAGCAACTGCGGCACCGACTCGCCGGACCCGGCCACGCCCCCGACGCCGCCCGTGCTGCCGCCGCCCACCGCCGGCCCGTCGCAGGTGGCGCTGTGGCTGACCACCACCGACCAGACAGCGCTGTTTCAGAAAAGCACGCTGGCCTTGAATTTCCTGGCGCCGGTGGGGCAGAATCCGGCCATTGTAGTGGACACCACCCAGACGTTTCAGGGCATCGACGGCTTTGGGTACACGCTCACGGGAGGCAGCGCCCAGCTGCTCAACCAGCTGCCGGCCGCGGCCCGCACCACGCTGCTGCGCGAACTGTTCGGCACTGATGCCGGCAGCATTGGCGTCAGTTACCTGCGCATCAGCATTGGGGCCTCCGATTTGAGCAGCCGCGAATTCACGTACAACGACCTGCCCGGCGGCCAGACCGACCCCACGCTGGCCCGCTTCAGCCTGGAGCCCGAGCGCGCCGACCTGCTGCCGGTGCTGCGCGAGATTCTGCAGATCAACCCCGACCTGAAAATCCTGGGCTCACCCTGGACGGCACCCACCTGGATGAAAACCAACGGCAGCTTCGTGGGCGGCTCTTTGAAGCCTGAGTATTACGATGTGTACGCCCGCTACTTCGTGAAATACCTGCAGCAGATGCAGGCCGAAGGTGTGCGCCTGGATGCCATTACCATTCAGAACGAGCCGCTGAACCCCTATAATAACCCCAGCATGCTGATGACGGCGCCGGAGCAGGGCAACTTCATCAAAAACAACCTGGGGCCGGCACTGCAGGCGGCTGGGCTGACCACCAAAATCATCCTCTACGACCACAACACCGACCGCACCGATTACCCGCTCGCCATTCTGGCCGACCCGCAGGTGAGCCGCTACGTCGATGGCTCGGCGTTCCATCTGTACGCCGGCAACATCAACGCCATGAGCCAGGTGCACAACGCCTTTCCGGCCAAGAGCGTGTACTTCACGGAGCAGTGGGTGGGCGGCCCCGGCAACTTCGCCGCCGACTTCACCTGGCACATCAACAACCTGATTATCGGGGGCACGCGCAACTGGAGCCGCAACGTGCTGGAATGGAACCTAGCCGCCGACCAGAACTACGGTCCGCATACCAACGGCGGCTGCAGCACCTGCCTGGGCGCCCTCACCATCAACGGCAACACAGTTTCGCGCAACACGGCCTACTACACAGTGGCACACGCGGCCAAGTTTGTGCGGCCCGGCTCGGTGCGCATTGGGTCCACCACGCCCGGCGGCCTCACCAACGTGGCCTTCAAGGCTCCGAATGGCCAGAAAGTGCTGATTGTGCAGAACACCGGCAACACCAACCAGTCCTTCGACATCCAGTACCGCGGCAAGGCGGCCAGCACGGCGCTGCCGGCCGGCGCCGTGGGCACCTACGTGTGGTAG
- a CDS encoding glycoside hydrolase family 30 protein codes for MISTFRSTGFSLLLLLGLGAGCQRPPKAGTATAPASTSRSAAFWLTNPDKSALFQLQPAPTWSASPATGAVIEVDESQTFQLIDGFGYCLTGGSAELLHRMDAPKRAALLQELFGTTGNAIGVSYLRLSIGASDLDAQVFSYDDLPAGQTDPTLAKFSLAPDKPHLLPILKEILAINPAIKLLGSPWSPPTWMKTNNNSKGGSLKPEFYDAYARYFVKYVQQMQAEGVRIDAITIQNEPLHPGNNPSLLMLAEQQAEFIKKHLGPTFKAAKLDTKIIVYDHNADRPDYPITILNDPEAKQYVDGSAFHLYAGPIEALSQVHDAHPDKNLYFTEQWVGSKSSFSENLPWHVRTLIIGGTRNWARTVLEWNLAADPQQNPHTPGGCTECRGALTLDGNTVSREDAYYIIAHASKFVRPGSVRIGSTVTGKLANVAFKAPNGDRVLIVQNDNPTAQTFSVRHAGRTFASTLAPGAVGTYVW; via the coding sequence ATGATTTCCACTTTCCGATCTACCGGCTTTTCGCTGCTGCTGCTCCTGGGCCTTGGCGCGGGCTGCCAGCGACCACCCAAGGCCGGCACTGCCACAGCCCCGGCCAGCACCAGCCGTTCGGCTGCTTTTTGGCTCACCAATCCCGATAAATCGGCCTTATTTCAGTTGCAGCCGGCGCCCACCTGGAGCGCCAGCCCAGCTACCGGTGCGGTAATTGAAGTCGACGAAAGCCAGACCTTCCAGCTGATTGACGGCTTCGGCTACTGCCTGACGGGCGGCAGCGCCGAGCTGCTGCACCGCATGGATGCGCCCAAGCGCGCCGCCTTGCTGCAGGAGCTGTTTGGGACTACCGGCAACGCTATTGGCGTCAGCTACTTACGCCTGAGTATCGGGGCTTCCGACCTCGATGCCCAGGTTTTCAGCTACGACGACCTGCCCGCCGGCCAGACCGACCCCACCCTCGCCAAGTTCAGCCTCGCCCCCGACAAGCCGCACCTGCTGCCCATCCTGAAGGAGATTCTGGCTATTAACCCAGCCATCAAGCTGCTCGGCTCGCCCTGGTCGCCGCCGACCTGGATGAAAACCAACAACAACTCGAAAGGCGGCTCACTCAAGCCCGAGTTCTACGATGCCTACGCCCGCTACTTCGTGAAGTATGTGCAGCAGATGCAGGCCGAGGGCGTGCGGATTGACGCTATTACCATTCAGAACGAGCCCCTGCACCCCGGCAACAACCCCAGCTTGCTGATGCTGGCCGAGCAGCAGGCCGAGTTCATCAAGAAGCACCTCGGGCCCACGTTCAAGGCGGCGAAGCTGGACACCAAAATCATCGTCTACGACCACAACGCCGACCGACCCGACTACCCGATTACCATCCTCAACGACCCGGAAGCCAAACAATACGTGGACGGCTCGGCGTTTCACCTCTACGCCGGCCCCATTGAGGCCCTGAGCCAGGTGCACGACGCCCACCCCGACAAGAACCTGTACTTCACTGAGCAGTGGGTGGGCTCGAAGAGCAGCTTCTCCGAGAACCTGCCCTGGCACGTACGTACGCTCATTATCGGGGGTACGCGCAACTGGGCCCGCACGGTGCTGGAATGGAACCTGGCCGCCGATCCGCAGCAGAACCCGCACACACCCGGCGGCTGCACCGAGTGCCGCGGCGCCCTCACCCTGGACGGCAACACCGTCAGCCGCGAGGATGCTTACTACATCATTGCGCACGCCAGCAAGTTTGTGCGGCCCGGCTCGGTGCGTATCGGCTCCACCGTCACGGGCAAGCTGGCCAATGTGGCCTTCAAAGCGCCCAACGGCGACCGGGTGCTGATTGTGCAGAACGACAACCCGACCGCTCAAACCTTCAGCGTACGCCACGCCGGCCGCACATTTGCCTCCACCCTGGCCCCCGGCGCCGTGGGCACTTATGTGTGGTAG
- a CDS encoding RagB/SusD family nutrient uptake outer membrane protein yields MKKILYPILAALLLTTGCDILDKEPLPSITPVNFFQNADDAEAGIVAAYDALQQEGNYGLDLIAMGEMPTDNASSTNGDVTDLDRFTWRPTTKQVRTIYTAAFIGINRANAVLKYVPTITMPEARRSQILGEARFLRALHYFNLVRLYGGVPLRLEPTETGDPAVLNLSRASADQVYAQIVDDLTQAAQLAPVGDATGRTRATRGSVNGLLARVQLTQRNWAAAGTAAAQVVASGFYTLESTPKALYPANNRRESVFEVQFAGADDGGNIFPDVALPAPPATFSFPKFNIPTPELLGGGPNGADTTVYAPNNPQQRRTDLRWAYLGNAPGGRDHVSYVDGGPGTGNDDGAFVYKWPGNPNNFNSPDNTYVIRYADVLLMQAEASNEQGQTAAALPPLNQVRTRAGLAALTAASPEAASQATLRNEIDRQRRLELAFEGERWFDLLRYTRHEAAQSGVNHPKDALDAIQEKLTRRDVNYLLLPIPQQETNTNPNVTQNPGY; encoded by the coding sequence ATGAAAAAGATACTTTATCCCATTCTGGCGGCGCTGCTGCTCACTACCGGCTGCGACATTCTCGATAAGGAGCCGCTGCCCAGCATCACGCCCGTCAACTTTTTCCAGAACGCCGACGACGCCGAAGCCGGCATCGTGGCCGCCTACGACGCCCTGCAGCAGGAAGGCAACTACGGCCTGGATTTGATTGCCATGGGCGAAATGCCCACCGACAACGCCTCCAGCACCAACGGCGACGTGACGGACTTGGACCGCTTCACCTGGCGCCCCACCACCAAGCAGGTACGCACCATCTACACGGCCGCCTTCATCGGTATCAACCGGGCCAACGCCGTGCTGAAGTACGTGCCGACCATCACGATGCCGGAAGCCCGCCGCAGCCAGATTCTGGGCGAGGCCCGCTTCCTGCGCGCCCTGCACTACTTCAACCTGGTGCGCCTCTACGGCGGCGTGCCGCTGCGCCTGGAGCCCACCGAAACCGGCGACCCAGCCGTGCTGAACCTGAGCCGTGCCAGCGCCGACCAGGTTTACGCCCAAATCGTGGACGACCTCACGCAGGCCGCCCAGTTGGCTCCGGTCGGCGACGCCACGGGCCGCACCCGCGCCACCCGCGGCTCGGTGAACGGTTTGTTGGCCCGCGTGCAGCTTACGCAGCGCAACTGGGCTGCGGCCGGTACTGCCGCCGCGCAGGTGGTAGCCAGTGGCTTCTACACCCTCGAAAGCACGCCCAAAGCCCTGTATCCGGCCAACAACCGCCGCGAGTCGGTGTTTGAGGTGCAGTTTGCGGGTGCCGATGACGGCGGCAATATCTTCCCCGACGTAGCGCTGCCCGCCCCGCCCGCTACCTTCTCGTTTCCGAAGTTCAACATCCCAACTCCGGAACTGCTGGGTGGCGGCCCGAACGGCGCCGATACTACCGTCTACGCCCCCAATAACCCGCAGCAGCGCCGCACCGATTTGCGCTGGGCCTACCTCGGCAACGCCCCCGGCGGGCGCGACCATGTGAGCTACGTGGATGGCGGCCCCGGCACCGGCAACGACGACGGCGCCTTCGTGTATAAGTGGCCCGGCAACCCCAACAACTTCAACTCGCCCGACAACACCTACGTCATCCGCTACGCCGATGTGCTGCTGATGCAGGCCGAGGCGTCCAACGAGCAGGGCCAGACGGCCGCCGCGTTGCCGCCGCTCAACCAGGTGCGGACCCGCGCCGGCCTAGCCGCCCTCACGGCCGCCTCGCCAGAAGCCGCCAGCCAAGCCACGCTGCGCAACGAAATCGACCGGCAGCGCCGCCTGGAGCTGGCCTTCGAGGGGGAACGGTGGTTTGACCTATTGCGCTACACCCGCCACGAAGCCGCGCAGTCCGGCGTCAACCACCCCAAGGATGCCCTCGACGCCATCCAGGAGAAGCTGACCCGCCGCGACGTGAACTACCTGCTGCTGCCCATTCCGCAGCAGGAAACCAACACCAACCCCAACGTAACCCAGAATCCGGGGTACTAA